One Cucumis sativus cultivar 9930 chromosome 1, Cucumber_9930_V3, whole genome shotgun sequence DNA segment encodes these proteins:
- the LOC101220513 gene encoding septum-promoting GTP-binding protein 1, protein MPTTIHKPNAAAAIQTNPKFPHLPSLLFSSKLAHDATSAAMTKLCRKLVRWRLLERVSLVRHFFRLVWDRLFACSSGTTPKKYRRLPSRSPPPPTDGGSSPDQPTTSGGFDSDFDFDSADLVSLKISLLGDCQIGKTSFVIKYVGDEQERNSLQMSGINLMNKTLNIQNALISFCIWDVKGDSSSQDQLPLACKDAVAILFMFDLTSRRTLNSVVDWYTEARKWNQTAIPILIGTKFDDFVRLPPNLQWTIVSQARAYARVMKATLFFSSSIHNINVNKIFKFIAAKLFDIPWSIERNLTIGEPIIDF, encoded by the exons ATGCCCACAACAATTCACAAACCCAACGCCGCTGCTGCTATTCAAACCAATCCCAAATTCCCTCACCTCCCTTCCCTCCTTTTCTCTTCCAAGCTAGCTCATGACGCCACCTCCGCCGCCATGACCAAGCTTTGCCGGAAACTCGTCCGTTGGAGGCTCCTTGAACGGGTCTCCCTTGTCCGTCACTTCTTCCGCCTCGTCTGGGATAGGCTTTTTGCCTGTTCTTCTGGAACAACTCCTAAAAAATACCGCCGCCTCCCCTCCCGTTCTCCACCTCCCCCCACCGACGGTGGCTCCTCGCCGGACCAGCCTACCACTAGCGGTGGCTTCGACTCCGATTTCGATTTCGACTCTGCTGATTTGGTTTCTCTTAAGATTAGTCTCTTGGGAGATTGCCAGATTGGAAAAACAAGCTTTGTG ATCAAGTATGTGGGCGATGAGCAGGAGAGAAATAGCTTACAGATGAGTGGAATAAACCTAATgaacaaaacattaaatattcaaaatgctCTGATTTCGTTCTGTATCTGGGATGTTAAAG GTGACAGCAGTTCACAAGATCAGCTTCCATTAGCCTGCAAAGATGCAGTGGCAATCTTGTTCATGTTCGATCTCACAAGTCGAAGAACTCTGAACAG TGTTGTTGATTGGTATACGGAAGCGAGGAAATGGAACCAG ACAGCCATTCCCATTTTGATAGGAACCAAATTTGACGACTTTGTTCGACTCCCACCCAATTTGCAGTGGACAATTGTTAGTCAG GCAAGAGCTTATGCCAGAGTTATGAAGGCTACTCTATTCTTCTCGAGCTCCATTCACAACATCAATGTCAACAAGATTTTTAAGTTCATAGCAGCCAAGCTGTTTGACATCCCGTGGTCCATTGAGCGGAACCTCACTATTGGAGAGCCGATCATTGACTTCTAA
- the LOC101213036 gene encoding pentatricopeptide repeat-containing protein At4g32450, mitochondrial, translating into MCKKRAAILARRSLIALYTPRSSCSSSVSNKALNLVRNLSIASEREECQNDNGYHADNSLPSYQTHGGSVSSYNQSPGYYQHHAQSTSSQSRPHQDILDGFYTENSLQGLHRPSTSSVYGQKPGGSFANTSPMHESASRSYGQHYSGVPPNSCGFNQNHHEAYRETFQNTHHASPVAPNGNFIENGYKGGVAQDHNSYNGSTPRNFVDMNNNVVCGVDRSMSQNNQLGHREIFSAYNGYGYNNEATQQNNYGVSGQNLHDNPMSGPNNHIPLSRQYEQNSIPLQHPQGQYHQGSSVEQYQPNTDTNQNSMIGTQLLNNVNANEEIGEPKDCQDGGPLEKLDEFCKEGKLKEAVQILEVLEKQHIPVDLSRYLDLMNACGEARSLEEAKVVCNYVIKSQTHVKVSTYNKILEMYSKCGSMDDAYTIFNKMPSRNITSWDTMITWLAKNGLGEDAIDLFYEFKKAGLRPDGKMFIGVFSACSVLGDADEGMLHFESMTKNYGITPSMHHYVSIVDMLGSIGFVDEAVEFIEKMPLEPGVDIWETMMNISRAHGLMELGDRCFELVEHLDSSRLNEQSKAGLLPVKASDLEKEREKKKLANRNLLEVRSRVHEYRAGDTSHPENDRIYTLLRGLREQMKEAGYIPETRFVLHDIDQEAKNDALLGHSERLAVAYGLISSSARSPIRVIKNLRVCGDCHSALKIISKIVGRELIIRDAKRFHHFKDGLCSCRDYW; encoded by the coding sequence ATGTGTAAGAAGAGAGCTGCAATTCTTGCTAGACGCTCCTTAATAGCACTATATACTCCACGATCTTCATGTAGCTCTTCAGTCTCAAACAAAGCCCTCAATCTAGTAAGAAATTTAAGTATTGCTTCTGAAAGAGAGGAATGTCAGAATGATAATGGATATCATGCAGATAATTCTTTGCCGAGTTACCAAACCCATGGTGGATCTGTTAGCAGTTACAACCAAAGCCCTGGCTACTATCAGCATCATGCCCAAAGTACTAGTTCGCAATCTAGGCCCCATCAAGACATTTTAGATGGGTTTTATACAGAAAACTCCTTGCAGGGCCTGCACAGGCCATCCACTAGTTCGGTTTATGGGCAAAAACCTGGGGGCAGTTTTGCAAATACTTCTCCTATGCATGAAAGTGCTAGTAGGTCTTATGGACAACACTATAGTGGAGTGCCTCCTAATTCTTGTGGCTTTAATCAGAACCATCATGAGGCTTATAGAGAAACCTTTCAAAATACTCACCATGCCAGCCCAGTGGCTCCAAACggtaattttattgaaaatggcTATAAGGGAGGGGTGGCTCAAGATCATAATAGTTACAATGGAAGTACTCcaagaaattttgttgacaTGAATAATAATGTGGTTTGTGGAGTTGATAGGTCTATGTCTCAGAATAATCAACTTGGGCATAGAGAAATTTTTTCTGCATACAATGGATATGGATATAACAATGAAGCAACGCAGCAAAACAATTATGGGGTATCTGGACAAAATTTACATGACAATCCTATGTCAGGACCAAACAATCACATACCCCTCTCAAGACAGTATGAGCAAAATTCTATTCCTCTGCAACATCCACAGGGACAATATCATCAAGGTTCTAGTGTTGAACAATATCAGCCAAACACAGATACTAATCAGAATAGCATGATTGGTACTCAGTTATTAAACAACGTTAATGCTAACGAGGAAATTGGAGAGCCTAAGGATTGCCAGGATGGTGGCCCCCTTGAGAAGCTTGATGAATTTTGCAAGGAAGGTAAATTGAAGGAGGCTGTGCAAATTTTGGAAGTGTTAGAGAAACAACATATTCCTGTTGATCTATCTCGGTATTTAGATTTGATGAATGCATGTGGGGAAGCAAGGTCCCTAGAAGAAGCCAAAGTTGTTTGTAATTACGTAATTAAATCTCAAACCCATGTAAAAGTTAGCacctataacaaaattttggagatGTACTCTAAATGTGGTTCCATGGATGATGCATATACGATATTCAATAAAATGCCTAGCCGCAACATAACATCTTGGGATACTATGATTACGTGGCTTGCGAAGAATGGCCTAGGAGAAGATGCTATTGATCTTTTTTATGAGTTCAAAAAAGCTGGGTTGAGGCCTGATGGAAAAATGTTTATTGGAGTTTTCTCTGCATGTAGTGTCTTGGGAGATGCTGATGAGGGGATGCTGCACTTCGAATCAATGACAAAGAATTATGGCATTACTCCTTCCATGCATCATTATGTTAGTATAGTAGACATGCTTGGAAGTATAGGATTCGTAGATGAAGCTGTGGAGTTCATTGAAAAGATGCCATTGGAGCCCGGGGTAGATATTTGGGAAACAATGATGAATATCTCTAGAGCTCATGGGTTGATGGAGCTTGGTGATCGTTGTTTTGAGCTTGTTGAGCATCTTGATTCTTCTCGCTTAAATGAGCAGTCAAAAGCTGGCCTTCTACCTGTAAAAGCTTCTGACcttgaaaaagagagagagaagaaaaaattagctAATCGAAATCTTTTAGAAGTGAGGAGCCGAGTACATGAATATCGTGCTGGAGATACTTCTCATCCTGAGAATGACAGGATCTATACCTTGCTTAGGGGTTTGAGGGAACAAATGAAGGAGGCTGGTTACATACCAGAGACTCGTTTTGTACTCCATGATATAGATCAGGAAGCCAAAAATGATGCTCTACTCGGTCATAGTGAGAGGCTTGCTGTTGCATATGGTCTAATCAGTAGCTCAGCCCGCTCACCCATAAGAGTAATTAAGAACCTTCGTGTTTGTGGTGATTGCCATAGTGCACTAaagataatttcaaaaattgtgGGTCGAGAACTCATCATCCGCGATGCTAAGAGATTTCACCATTTTAAAGATGGATTATGCTCCTGCCGTGATTATTggtga